The proteins below come from a single Candidatus Palauibacter polyketidifaciens genomic window:
- a CDS encoding PaaI family thioesterase, translating into MTTSGAAGTGGVRDSSAWALIESILAGQEAIVALGVTLEELGEDTAVLRMPKQLELTRGDGTRYHGGPVASLIDIAGDMVVAVRAGGGVPTISLRVDYLRPCTGPYLLATARLRRYGRTISVSDVDVHDDQGRLCAVGRGTYSSLVG; encoded by the coding sequence ATGACGACGTCCGGCGCGGCGGGGACCGGCGGGGTTCGGGATTCGAGCGCCTGGGCCCTGATCGAGTCCATCCTCGCCGGCCAGGAGGCGATCGTCGCGCTCGGCGTCACCCTCGAGGAGCTGGGCGAGGACACCGCGGTCCTCAGGATGCCCAAACAACTCGAGCTGACGCGGGGCGACGGCACCAGGTATCACGGCGGTCCGGTCGCGTCGCTGATCGACATCGCGGGGGACATGGTCGTCGCGGTGCGAGCCGGAGGCGGCGTCCCGACGATCTCGCTGCGGGTCGACTACCTCCGCCCCTGCACAGGCCCGTACCTGCTGGCCACGGCCCGCCTCCGGCGTTACGGCCGTACGATCTCGGTTTCCGACGTCGACGTGCACGACGACCAGGGGCGCCTCTGCGCGGTGGGACGCGGGACCTACTCGTCGCTCGTGGGCTGA
- the hemC gene encoding hydroxymethylbilane synthase: MSLVVGARRSPLSRAQAAWVGDRLRERWPKLSIEYRFISTAGDRDPGTPLPEIGGKGLFTEDLERALREREIDVAVHSLKDLPADLPDGLMLGAVPSREDPRDVLVVRDSLHSAAPDDGRGDVLRRLPAGARVGTSSLRRAAQLRASRADLDPRPIRGNVDTRLRKLKDGGFEALVLAAAGLRRLGLWPPGAHALDDGWLPAPGQGALGLQCRAGEDDMAARVQALDDPTARQEVTAERALLAALEGGCRVPIAARAFPRGEDLCLRAAVYDVDGGPPVEGVETGPRSSAFAIGRGLAERMLEAGASRLVERARRLSR, from the coding sequence GTGTCCCTCGTGGTCGGGGCGCGCCGGTCGCCGCTCTCCCGGGCGCAGGCGGCCTGGGTGGGAGACCGACTGCGCGAACGCTGGCCGAAGCTGTCCATCGAATACCGATTCATCTCCACCGCCGGGGACCGCGATCCCGGGACGCCGCTGCCGGAGATCGGGGGCAAGGGGCTGTTCACGGAGGACCTCGAACGCGCGCTCCGGGAGAGAGAGATCGACGTCGCGGTGCATTCCCTGAAGGATCTGCCGGCCGACCTCCCCGATGGGTTGATGCTGGGCGCGGTCCCGTCCCGCGAAGATCCGCGGGATGTGCTCGTAGTCCGGGATTCGCTCCATTCCGCCGCACCGGATGACGGCCGGGGCGACGTCCTCCGGCGCCTGCCCGCCGGCGCGCGGGTCGGCACGTCTTCGCTGCGCCGCGCCGCGCAACTGCGCGCCTCCCGTGCCGACCTCGATCCGCGGCCGATCCGCGGGAACGTCGACACGCGGCTCCGCAAGCTGAAAGACGGCGGCTTCGAGGCGCTGGTTCTGGCCGCAGCCGGGCTCCGTCGCCTGGGCCTGTGGCCGCCCGGTGCACACGCCCTGGACGACGGCTGGCTGCCTGCCCCCGGACAGGGCGCGCTCGGGCTCCAGTGTCGGGCCGGCGAAGACGACATGGCTGCCCGCGTGCAGGCGCTCGACGATCCGACCGCCCGACAGGAGGTCACGGCCGAACGGGCGCTCCTGGCGGCGCTCGAGGGGGGGTGCCGGGTCCCCATCGCGGCCCGTGCGTTTCCGCGGGGGGAGGACCTGTGCCTTCGCGCGGCCGTCTACGACGTGGACGGCGGCCCGCCGGTCGAAGGCGTCGAGACAGGGCCTCGCTCGTCGGCCTTCGCCATCGGCCGGGGTCTGGCGGAACGCATGCTGGAGGCGGGTGCGTCCCGCCTCGTGGAGCGGGCGCGGCGGCTCAGCCGGTGA
- a CDS encoding HmuY family protein, giving the protein MRDGSEERAGGGRPVVLYVAGAAFLFVIAVVVAGSFVRPDPLTFIPTPIAPQPPVDGFVVDTVTIDARDGSQWVHFDFDKRSAVDGPLAGWDLALNRYHVIVNGGTGYPGAGGAIAIGVPWEAVTEAPASGYATTERALEDGPATPGLERWYRYGFFSHLLEPKDETYVIRTAEGRYAKLRILSYYCPQATPGCMTLVYGYQADGSRRLTG; this is encoded by the coding sequence GTGCGTGACGGGAGCGAGGAACGGGCGGGCGGAGGCCGGCCGGTCGTGTTGTATGTCGCGGGGGCCGCGTTCCTCTTCGTCATCGCCGTCGTCGTGGCCGGCTCGTTCGTAAGACCCGATCCGCTGACGTTCATCCCCACGCCCATCGCCCCGCAGCCTCCGGTGGATGGGTTCGTGGTGGATACCGTGACGATCGATGCGCGGGACGGATCGCAGTGGGTCCACTTCGATTTCGACAAGAGGAGCGCGGTGGATGGGCCGCTCGCGGGCTGGGATCTCGCGCTCAACCGCTACCACGTCATCGTGAACGGCGGAACGGGGTATCCCGGGGCCGGCGGGGCCATCGCCATCGGCGTGCCGTGGGAAGCGGTGACCGAGGCCCCGGCGTCCGGGTATGCAACGACGGAGCGCGCGCTTGAGGATGGCCCGGCGACGCCCGGGCTCGAGCGCTGGTATCGGTACGGGTTCTTCTCCCACCTCCTCGAGCCGAAGGACGAGACGTACGTGATCCGGACCGCGGAGGGGCGCTACGCCAAGCTGAGGATCCTGAGCTACTACTGTCCGCAGGCGACGCCGGGGTGCATGACCCTCGTGTACGGATACCAGGCGGACGGTTCGCGCCGCCTCACCGGCTGA
- a CDS encoding P-loop NTPase, producing MNSGIRTYHEVDELPSDLPDQMAAQDERVSARLASVARVVAVMSGKGGVGKSLVSALLATAMARRGRRVGLIDADLNGPSVPRLLGIEPGTLAEGPDGLEPPTSPAGVRVMSMGLLLEPERALAWREPADAGFVWRGAQERGALREFIADVAWGELDVLLVDLPPGTQRLAELHVLVPQMAGVLTVTIPSAASRDSVTRSLDMARTRGLRLLGVIENMSGILCGACGSLVPLHAGEAGEDLAEGFDVPLLARLPFDPELGAAADGGRLDPWVDGTGPAAEALGRLAEQL from the coding sequence ATGAACTCCGGAATCCGCACCTATCACGAAGTCGACGAACTGCCCTCGGATCTTCCCGATCAGATGGCGGCGCAGGACGAGCGCGTGTCCGCTCGACTCGCCTCCGTGGCACGGGTCGTCGCCGTGATGAGCGGCAAGGGCGGGGTGGGGAAGAGTCTCGTCTCCGCCCTTCTCGCGACGGCGATGGCCCGTCGGGGGCGTCGCGTGGGCCTGATCGACGCGGATCTGAACGGTCCCAGCGTTCCCCGCCTTCTGGGCATCGAACCGGGGACGCTCGCGGAGGGACCGGACGGACTCGAGCCGCCCACCTCGCCGGCGGGGGTGCGCGTCATGTCGATGGGGCTCCTCCTGGAGCCGGAGCGGGCCCTCGCCTGGCGCGAGCCCGCCGACGCCGGCTTCGTCTGGCGCGGCGCCCAGGAGCGCGGAGCGCTGCGGGAGTTCATCGCGGATGTCGCCTGGGGGGAGCTCGACGTCCTCCTCGTCGATCTCCCGCCGGGTACCCAGCGCCTCGCCGAGCTGCACGTCCTCGTCCCCCAAATGGCGGGAGTCCTCACGGTCACGATCCCGAGCGCGGCTTCGCGCGACTCCGTAACCCGCTCGCTCGACATGGCGCGGACACGCGGCCTGCGCCTGCTGGGGGTGATCGAGAACATGTCGGGAATCCTCTGCGGCGCCTGCGGCAGCCTCGTCCCGCTGCATGCCGGAGAGGCGGGCGAAGATCTTGCGGAGGGCTTCGACGTCCCGCTTCTCGCCCGCCTCCCCTTCGACCCCGAGTTGGGGGCCGCCGCCGACGGAGGCCGCCTCGATCCGTGGGTGGACGGGACGGGGCCCGCGGCGGAGGCGCTCGGGCGCCTGGCGGAGCAGCTGTGA
- a CDS encoding PCP reductase family protein, with translation MKFLCLECDRQMAFDERAVPGDGTMAAVFKCPDCGRKTAMLANPMETQLVSSLGVKVGGRTVPDANFEGIRSGVATGREEAFEPPPAANPGGVRWSVEAVERLGLVPSFVRGMVKKIYSDYARERGIEEMTPAVMDRARTDLGLEGM, from the coding sequence GTGAAGTTCCTCTGCCTCGAATGCGACCGGCAGATGGCGTTCGACGAACGCGCCGTGCCGGGCGACGGCACGATGGCCGCCGTCTTCAAGTGCCCGGACTGCGGGCGGAAGACGGCGATGCTGGCCAACCCCATGGAGACGCAACTCGTCAGTTCCCTCGGTGTGAAGGTGGGCGGCCGCACGGTGCCCGACGCGAACTTCGAGGGCATTCGCAGCGGGGTGGCCACAGGCAGGGAGGAAGCGTTCGAGCCACCCCCCGCGGCGAATCCGGGGGGCGTCCGATGGAGTGTGGAGGCGGTGGAGCGGCTCGGTCTCGTCCCCTCGTTCGTCCGGGGGATGGTGAAGAAGATCTACAGCGACTACGCCAGGGAGCGGGGGATCGAGGAGATGACCCCCGCCGTCATGGACCGCGCACGCACCGATCTCGGACTCGAGGGGATGTGA
- a CDS encoding ferredoxin, translating into MEGAPDPLIEREVHGVRAVVDRDLCVGFGDCIEEAPEAFDLDEDGVAVFTTPEHASRKRFLEACASCPVDAITVWEDGIEIVP; encoded by the coding sequence ATGGAAGGCGCTCCGGACCCGCTGATCGAACGGGAGGTTCACGGCGTGCGGGCCGTAGTGGACCGCGACCTGTGCGTCGGGTTCGGTGACTGCATCGAGGAAGCGCCGGAGGCGTTCGATCTCGACGAGGATGGCGTGGCCGTGTTCACGACCCCCGAGCATGCGTCACGAAAGCGTTTCCTGGAGGCGTGCGCGTCCTGCCCCGTCGATGCGATCACCGTCTGGGAGGACGGGATCGAGATCGTCCCTTGA
- a CDS encoding ABC transporter ATP-binding protein: MTRPAVPALVVARGVSYTYPDGSAALYELSLEIRDGERLGLLGPNGCGKSTFLRLLAGDRVPGLRRDSSVDGARQRWLAPDQPALRSWLSGRENAATLLELHGGRPRQARAAADAWIERFGLSGDANRPVGTYSSGMRRRLALAVAFGVRPRLLLLDEPLAGLDPEGRAAFAAALADHRAAGGATVLSVHDPGFAAAHCDRVAFIVDGRCEVADAPARLLERIGIRPRVEIRFPAGGHPDRAALEPAPAGVRPVSWGEGSLLLEVGDPSRALPETLAWVLRAGASVASVNVREPGLADAFVILTGRDLEETARDTA, encoded by the coding sequence TTGACGCGCCCCGCCGTTCCGGCGCTCGTCGTGGCGCGGGGCGTCAGCTACACCTACCCCGATGGGAGTGCCGCCCTTTACGAACTTTCGCTCGAGATCCGGGACGGAGAACGACTCGGACTCCTCGGCCCGAACGGGTGCGGCAAATCGACCTTTCTCCGACTCCTCGCGGGCGACCGGGTCCCGGGCCTCCGGCGAGATTCCTCGGTGGACGGTGCCCGACAACGCTGGCTCGCCCCCGATCAGCCGGCCCTGCGGTCCTGGCTCAGCGGGCGCGAGAACGCGGCCACGCTGCTCGAACTTCACGGCGGGCGGCCCCGGCAGGCCCGGGCCGCGGCCGACGCCTGGATCGAGCGCTTCGGCCTGTCGGGCGACGCGAACCGTCCTGTCGGCACCTATTCGAGCGGGATGCGTCGGCGCCTCGCCCTCGCCGTCGCCTTCGGCGTGCGACCCCGGCTGCTCCTCCTGGACGAACCGCTGGCCGGCCTCGACCCCGAAGGCCGCGCGGCGTTCGCCGCGGCCCTCGCCGACCACCGGGCCGCCGGAGGCGCCACGGTGCTCTCCGTCCACGACCCGGGCTTCGCCGCGGCGCACTGCGACCGCGTGGCCTTCATCGTCGACGGGCGTTGCGAGGTGGCGGACGCTCCCGCCCGGCTCCTCGAACGGATCGGGATCCGCCCGCGGGTCGAGATCCGCTTCCCGGCGGGAGGACATCCCGACCGCGCTGCCCTCGAGCCGGCCCCGGCGGGCGTGCGCCCGGTTTCGTGGGGTGAAGGCAGCCTGCTTCTCGAGGTCGGAGACCCGAGCCGGGCCCTCCCGGAGACGCTCGCGTGGGTTCTGCGCGCCGGAGCCTCCGTCGCCTCCGTGAACGTGCGGGAACCCGGCCTCGCGGACGCCTTCGTCATCCTGACGGGGCGGGATCTCGAGGAGACAGCGAGGGACACAGCGTGA
- a CDS encoding ABC transporter permease codes for MTIWRLAWRSALARRRLFAWNVAVPLLLLTPVALSEAAAPHRVAVFGVFIVFFGAFGSAIPAVRDTRDGWLDEILRAGYPAPRWLLERTLAGTAIDTLQLVPTLFVLLWSAGGLRAVPAVLLATLATLWFANLLGPLVAAAVRSLAEAALASAALSLLLLHFAGFFRTPAPGWTSFVADWNPYTPLRAALGAAVGPIPVDDSVWFRSLFVAAGLTFGAAVFAPDWSRRLRWPRTW; via the coding sequence GTGACGATCTGGCGTCTGGCGTGGCGTTCGGCGCTCGCGCGGCGGCGGCTCTTCGCCTGGAACGTGGCTGTGCCGCTGCTCCTCCTCACGCCGGTCGCGTTGAGCGAAGCGGCGGCGCCGCACCGCGTCGCCGTGTTCGGCGTGTTCATCGTCTTCTTCGGCGCGTTCGGCTCGGCGATCCCGGCCGTGCGGGATACGCGGGACGGCTGGCTCGACGAGATCCTGCGCGCGGGGTATCCGGCTCCCCGCTGGCTGCTGGAGAGGACTCTGGCCGGGACGGCGATCGACACTCTGCAACTCGTTCCGACCCTGTTCGTCCTCCTGTGGTCGGCCGGCGGCCTGCGGGCGGTTCCCGCCGTTCTCCTCGCGACCCTCGCGACGCTCTGGTTCGCCAACCTCCTCGGCCCTCTCGTCGCCGCCGCGGTGCGGTCCCTCGCCGAGGCCGCCCTCGCTTCCGCGGCGCTGTCCCTCCTCCTCCTGCACTTCGCCGGCTTCTTCCGGACGCCCGCGCCCGGCTGGACATCCTTTGTCGCCGACTGGAACCCCTACACCCCGCTCCGGGCCGCCCTGGGGGCCGCCGTCGGGCCGATTCCGGTGGACGATTCAGTATGGTTTCGCAGCCTTTTCGTCGCGGCCGGCCTCACCTTCGGGGCCGCGGTTTTCGCGCCGGATTGGAGCCGCCGCCTCCGCTGGCCAAGAACCTGGTGA
- a CDS encoding universal stress protein: protein MYREVFVPVDNSRESDWAVDRAIELCARFGGRITGSHVYAARLHDIRFRQLEIGLPAQFQEPAEIRRQRKIHDKLIEKGLQLISDSFLDQLHRRCTEAGVTITRQLLEGINYEEIINEANRGSGRLPSLIGFDPNIAHNYDGSEKQRTDVKLGENGRLLAEDEEQEDKLAGTSGREYDLVAIGAHGLGRQERSRLGGVVARALRGIEKDALIIRDERPLEGGKWLVGVDGSAYAYKGLRIALEMAREYGAKVYIASAFDVQYHHVVFHNIKDVLSVQASKVFKFEEQEELHNNIIDKGLLRLCKANIKRAEVMASEFPDVEIETQVLIGKPFDALLKWAEEIDPSLIVVARHGSHRIEGTDLGSQADNLVHLSDANMLLIGTEQVRPEEIPWIEEDGEAGLEWAPEAEVRILRVPPFALGIARKAVEEFVLERYGPGSRYAAAFVPNPKDEKKYKASEAPTNGTARVAREALETGAAPSIAEVGQAANGRANGEKAELWNRDQLPVVTNERLDEAIKKLLPTHMQLVMGIGDAEELALAEVKAGEAMKRTVVETSDADAFEAPLPVMAKCPVTDNQIPRDRTDADPIVWTHEAFERLGRVPLIARPLARNTVERFARDQGMWRVTTVVMDENKDAMIAADEFDLDTMLVMFNELKAKQARAEAAGVDGMSEEMKRFIEEAKASGVTRCPIRDIEQQAEDCPVDFKMVSPDDARAAVEKFARTELGEETGAEQSGPASEQGSRPK from the coding sequence ATGTATCGAGAGGTATTTGTCCCGGTCGATAACTCGCGCGAGTCGGATTGGGCCGTAGACCGCGCCATCGAACTCTGCGCCCGCTTCGGGGGCCGCATCACGGGCTCCCACGTCTACGCCGCGCGCCTCCACGACATCCGCTTCCGCCAGCTCGAAATCGGGCTCCCGGCCCAGTTCCAGGAGCCGGCCGAGATCCGCAGGCAGCGCAAAATCCACGACAAGCTGATCGAGAAGGGGCTGCAGCTCATCTCCGACAGCTTCCTCGACCAGCTCCACCGCCGCTGTACCGAAGCCGGCGTGACCATCACGCGCCAACTTCTCGAGGGCATCAACTACGAGGAGATCATCAACGAGGCGAACCGCGGCAGCGGCCGTCTCCCGAGCCTCATCGGCTTCGATCCGAACATCGCCCACAACTACGACGGCAGCGAGAAACAGCGCACCGACGTCAAGCTGGGCGAGAACGGCCGCCTGCTGGCGGAGGACGAGGAGCAGGAGGACAAGCTCGCGGGTACCTCCGGCCGCGAGTACGACCTCGTCGCGATCGGCGCTCACGGTCTCGGGCGGCAGGAGCGGAGCCGGCTCGGCGGCGTCGTCGCGCGCGCGCTCCGCGGGATCGAGAAGGACGCGCTCATCATCCGCGACGAGCGGCCGCTCGAAGGCGGCAAGTGGCTCGTCGGCGTGGACGGATCGGCCTACGCGTACAAGGGGCTGCGGATTGCGCTGGAGATGGCCCGTGAGTACGGCGCCAAGGTCTACATCGCGAGCGCGTTCGACGTGCAGTACCACCACGTCGTCTTCCACAACATCAAGGACGTGCTCTCGGTCCAGGCCTCGAAGGTGTTCAAGTTCGAGGAACAGGAAGAACTCCACAACAACATCATCGACAAGGGCCTCCTCCGCCTCTGCAAGGCGAACATCAAGCGGGCCGAGGTGATGGCGAGCGAGTTCCCCGACGTCGAGATCGAGACCCAGGTCCTCATCGGGAAGCCGTTCGACGCGCTCCTCAAGTGGGCCGAAGAGATCGATCCTTCCCTCATCGTCGTGGCCCGTCACGGCTCGCACCGGATCGAGGGCACGGATCTGGGGTCGCAGGCCGACAACCTCGTCCACCTCTCCGATGCGAACATGCTCCTCATCGGGACCGAGCAGGTGCGTCCGGAGGAGATCCCCTGGATCGAAGAGGACGGGGAGGCCGGGCTCGAGTGGGCGCCCGAAGCGGAGGTGAGGATCCTGCGCGTGCCGCCGTTCGCCCTCGGGATCGCCCGCAAGGCCGTCGAGGAGTTCGTCCTCGAACGCTACGGGCCGGGGAGCCGTTACGCGGCCGCCTTCGTCCCGAATCCGAAGGACGAGAAGAAGTACAAGGCGTCCGAGGCTCCGACGAACGGCACGGCGAGGGTGGCGCGCGAGGCCCTCGAGACGGGCGCCGCGCCTTCGATCGCCGAGGTCGGGCAGGCCGCCAACGGCCGCGCGAACGGCGAGAAGGCGGAACTCTGGAACCGTGACCAGTTGCCCGTCGTGACCAACGAACGCCTCGACGAGGCGATCAAGAAGCTCCTTCCGACTCACATGCAGCTCGTGATGGGGATCGGCGATGCGGAGGAACTCGCCCTCGCGGAGGTGAAGGCGGGTGAGGCGATGAAGCGCACCGTCGTGGAGACGAGCGACGCCGACGCCTTCGAGGCCCCCCTCCCCGTGATGGCGAAGTGTCCGGTCACGGACAACCAGATCCCCCGCGACCGCACGGACGCCGACCCGATCGTCTGGACCCACGAGGCATTCGAACGCCTGGGGCGCGTGCCGCTGATCGCGCGTCCCCTCGCGCGAAACACGGTGGAGCGCTTCGCCCGCGACCAGGGCATGTGGCGCGTGACGACGGTCGTGATGGACGAGAACAAGGACGCGATGATCGCGGCCGACGAGTTCGACCTCGACACGATGCTCGTGATGTTCAACGAGTTGAAGGCGAAGCAGGCGCGGGCCGAGGCCGCCGGCGTCGACGGGATGAGCGAGGAGATGAAGCGCTTCATCGAGGAGGCGAAGGCCTCCGGGGTGACGCGCTGTCCCATCCGCGACATCGAGCAGCAGGCGGAGGACTGTCCCGTCGACTTCAAGATGGTCTCGCCCGACGATGCCCGCGCCGCGGTCGAAAAGTTCGCGCGCACGGAACTCGGAGAGGAGACGGGAGCGGAGCAGAGCGGTCCCGCTTCGGAGCAGGGATCGCGCCCGAAGTGA
- a CDS encoding radical SAM protein has protein sequence MPGSLWDGGPAAASPRTEPDVAIPHVVAWNLTRRCNLACSHCYISAGSWHAADDELDTAACFRVIDQVLEVSPSPLLILSGGEPLVRSDLEEIASYASERGATVTVGTNGTGLTDERVASLKAAGVQGVALSVDSLDPRYHDRFRHGEGALEDTLAAVDRLAEHRLDFLIQFTVTRGNRDELDAIAAWADAKGAVCLNVYFLVETGRGEGMRGLAPAENDEIVVRLAELQRDYRGRLMIRSKCQPQLMRHVYEQDPDSPLLNYRTRCPCGVQYCRITPEGKVTPCPYMPEVAGDLADASFGEIWREATVFRLLRDGEPGGKCGRCEYRALCGGCRARAYAVDGDLLGPDPSCAYEPGPGIADAIEPRRAVTYGSAAEQKLQWSAEAEARLSAIPSFVRGVVAERVEKFARDRGHSEVTLDVMTEVRRAMPVDFSKRMPFFARSRRSAGRGEKR, from the coding sequence GTGCCCGGTTCGCTATGGGACGGCGGCCCCGCCGCCGCGTCGCCGCGCACCGAACCCGATGTCGCCATCCCGCACGTTGTCGCCTGGAACCTGACGCGCCGCTGCAATCTCGCCTGCTCCCACTGCTATATTTCCGCCGGATCGTGGCACGCGGCCGACGACGAACTCGACACCGCGGCGTGCTTCCGGGTCATCGACCAGGTCCTCGAAGTGAGTCCATCCCCCCTCCTCATCCTCAGCGGGGGGGAGCCGCTCGTGCGCTCCGATCTCGAGGAGATCGCGTCGTACGCCTCCGAACGCGGCGCCACCGTGACGGTGGGCACGAACGGCACCGGACTCACCGATGAACGCGTCGCCTCGCTCAAGGCGGCCGGCGTGCAGGGGGTCGCCCTGAGCGTCGACTCCCTCGACCCGCGTTATCACGACCGCTTCCGCCACGGGGAAGGCGCACTCGAAGACACGCTCGCCGCCGTCGACCGGCTGGCGGAGCACCGTCTCGACTTCCTCATCCAGTTCACGGTCACGCGCGGGAACCGGGACGAACTCGACGCCATCGCCGCCTGGGCGGATGCGAAGGGTGCCGTCTGCCTCAACGTCTATTTCCTCGTCGAGACGGGCAGGGGAGAGGGCATGCGCGGCCTCGCCCCCGCGGAGAACGACGAGATCGTGGTCCGGCTCGCCGAACTCCAGCGGGACTACCGCGGGCGGCTCATGATCCGCTCCAAGTGCCAGCCGCAGCTCATGCGGCACGTGTACGAACAGGATCCGGACTCTCCGCTCCTGAACTACCGGACGCGCTGCCCCTGCGGCGTCCAGTACTGCCGCATTACGCCCGAGGGCAAGGTGACGCCGTGCCCGTACATGCCGGAGGTGGCCGGCGACCTCGCCGACGCGTCCTTCGGCGAGATCTGGCGCGAGGCGACCGTCTTCCGCCTGCTGCGCGACGGCGAACCGGGCGGAAAGTGCGGCCGCTGCGAGTACCGCGCGCTTTGCGGCGGCTGCCGCGCCCGCGCGTACGCGGTGGACGGCGACCTCCTCGGTCCCGATCCCTCGTGCGCCTACGAGCCGGGGCCCGGCATCGCCGACGCGATCGAGCCGCGCCGGGCGGTCACCTACGGCTCGGCGGCCGAGCAGAAGCTCCAGTGGAGCGCGGAGGCCGAGGCGCGGCTCAGCGCCATCCCCAGCTTCGTGCGCGGCGTGGTGGCAGAGCGGGTGGAGAAATTCGCGCGCGACCGCGGGCACTCCGAAGTGACGCTCGACGTGATGACCGAGGTCCGCCGGGCCATGCCGGTCGACTTTTCGAAACGGATGCCCTTCTTCGCCCGGAGTCGGCGGAGCGCGGGACGGGGGGAAAAGCGATGA
- a CDS encoding cytochrome ubiquinol oxidase subunit I, whose product MKRWMTRGVVTRGVLLAALALAVALPLLAQVPGPDYGEFNFLGLDRRGAVWIAAQLHLLFAAFVLGVPMFAVVIEAIGMFGGDEKYDKLAKEFTRLLLVAYSATAIWGAILVFFLSTLYPRFWAYLTAIFAPSMWVYAGLFFLESFTLYLYYYGWDAWKKGAAKKVHWCLGIMLNIWGTIVMFIANGWLTYMMSPPEGLTADTAPQTVQLWSAINNATWMPINIHRLLANVVFGGAIVGAYAAYRFLTSRTDEERAHYDWMGYTGNLIAIGALIVLPFAGYWLGREIYEFSQQMGITMMGGFMSWLWIIQAFLIGILFLAGNYYLWIGMGRIPGAERFQPYIKWMLLVLVLGVIVWATPNTMIADRDEIAAMGGIRHPFLQVLGVMSAKNTAVNLMILTTFLSFLMYRRANKDPVVQWARAGTVLQGAAFALCAVVVVFYGVYGYFVTAIVRIGFSVYQVLAVLATILFVIGIDMAMLRGAKSRGEIRWGRMPDRSQYALLILAVTFTWLMGLMGFARSGIRQHWHVYEVIRDTSEQAFTPALGPAATIISICVLIFFALVGFIFWLGGLAERSVYREAEANVKAGQEGRAALGDPMPAPSLGDVD is encoded by the coding sequence ATGAAGCGTTGGATGACGCGGGGCGTCGTGACCCGCGGCGTACTGCTCGCCGCCCTCGCACTGGCGGTCGCGCTCCCGCTCCTCGCGCAGGTGCCGGGGCCCGACTACGGGGAATTCAACTTCCTGGGGCTCGACCGTCGCGGTGCGGTCTGGATCGCGGCCCAGCTCCACCTGCTGTTCGCGGCCTTCGTGCTCGGCGTGCCGATGTTCGCCGTCGTCATCGAGGCGATCGGGATGTTCGGAGGGGACGAGAAGTACGACAAGCTCGCGAAGGAATTCACCCGCCTCCTGCTCGTGGCCTACAGCGCGACCGCGATCTGGGGCGCGATCCTCGTCTTCTTCCTCTCGACGCTCTACCCGCGCTTCTGGGCGTACCTCACGGCGATCTTCGCTCCGTCGATGTGGGTGTACGCCGGCCTCTTCTTCCTCGAATCGTTCACGCTCTACCTCTACTACTACGGGTGGGACGCGTGGAAGAAGGGCGCCGCGAAGAAGGTGCACTGGTGCCTGGGGATCATGCTCAACATCTGGGGCACGATCGTCATGTTCATCGCGAACGGGTGGCTCACCTACATGATGAGCCCTCCGGAGGGACTCACGGCGGATACGGCCCCCCAGACCGTCCAGTTGTGGAGCGCGATCAACAACGCGACCTGGATGCCCATCAACATCCACCGGCTGCTCGCGAACGTGGTGTTCGGCGGTGCGATCGTCGGCGCCTACGCGGCGTACCGCTTCCTCACGAGCAGGACCGACGAGGAACGCGCGCATTACGACTGGATGGGCTACACCGGCAACCTCATCGCGATCGGCGCGCTCATCGTCCTCCCCTTCGCCGGGTACTGGCTCGGACGGGAGATCTACGAGTTCAGCCAGCAGATGGGCATCACGATGATGGGCGGCTTCATGAGCTGGCTCTGGATCATCCAGGCCTTCCTCATCGGCATCCTCTTCCTCGCGGGCAACTATTATCTGTGGATCGGGATGGGACGGATCCCGGGGGCCGAACGGTTCCAGCCGTACATCAAGTGGATGCTGCTCGTGCTGGTCCTGGGCGTCATCGTGTGGGCCACCCCGAACACGATGATCGCGGACCGGGACGAGATCGCGGCCATGGGAGGGATCCGGCACCCGTTCCTGCAGGTGCTCGGGGTGATGAGCGCGAAGAACACGGCCGTCAACCTGATGATCCTGACGACGTTCCTCTCCTTCCTCATGTACCGGAGGGCGAACAAGGATCCCGTGGTCCAATGGGCGCGCGCGGGGACGGTGCTGCAGGGGGCGGCCTTCGCGCTGTGCGCCGTCGTCGTCGTGTTCTACGGCGTGTACGGCTACTTCGTGACCGCGATCGTGCGGATCGGCTTCTCCGTCTACCAGGTGCTCGCGGTCCTGGCGACGATCCTGTTCGTCATCGGGATCGACATGGCGATGCTCCGGGGCGCGAAGTCCCGGGGCGAGATCCGGTGGGGGAGGATGCCGGACCGGTCGCAGTACGCGCTCCTGATCCTCGCCGTCACATTTACGTGGCTCATGGGGCTGATGGGCTTCGCCCGCAGCGGGATCCGGCAGCACTGGCACGTCTACGAGGTGATCCGGGACACGAGCGAGCAGGCGTTCACGCCGGCCCTCGGGCCCGCGGCGACGATCATCAGCATCTGCGTGCTCATCTTCTTCGCCCTCGTCGGATTCATATTCTGGCTCGGCGGCCTGGCCGAACGCTCCGTGTACCGCGAAGCCGAGGCGAATGTGAAGGCCGGGCAGGAGGGGCGCGCCGCGCTCGGAGACCCGATGCCGGCGCCCTCCCTGGGCGACGTGGACTAG